One genomic segment of Hevea brasiliensis isolate MT/VB/25A 57/8 chromosome 3, ASM3005281v1, whole genome shotgun sequence includes these proteins:
- the LOC110647969 gene encoding sucrose-phosphatase 1-like isoform X2, which translates to MLTPDITIMSVGTEITYGNKMVPDDGWFEFLNKKWDRNIVTEETSKFPELTLQSETEQRPHKVSFYVDKDKAQTVMKVLSEILGKRGLDVKIIYSGGMDLDILPQGAGKGQALAYLHKKYKTKRKLPTNTLVCGDSGNDAELFSIPDVYGVMVSNAQEELLQWHAENAKNNPKVIHATERCAAGIIQAIGHFKLGPNTSPRDTTDFKNHELENVSPGNVLVKFFLFLERWRRAEVENCETYLASMKADCDPSGILVHHSGAEISLHDAINGLRSHYGDKKGKLFRIWVDQTLSTKIGSDIWLVQFKQWELSGDEQQGCVNTAIINVKNSADSALAGATYMHMHQTWLERSGAKDQSTWLF; encoded by the exons ATGTTAACACCAGACATAACCATAATGTCTGTGGGAACTGAGATCACTTATGGTAACAAGATGGTGCCAGATGATGGTTGGTTTGAGTTTCTGAATAAAAAATGGGATAGGAACATAGTCACTGAGGAAACAAGCAAGTTCCCTGAACTTACTCTTCAG TCAGAAACAGAGCAACGACCACACAAGGTTAGCTTTTATGTTGATAAAGATAAGGCTCAGACTGTAATGAAGGTACTTTCAGAGATATTGGGAAAACGAGGG TTGGATGTTAAAATAATTTATAGTGGAGGAATGGATTTGGACATTCTACCACAAGGTGCTGGCAAAGGACAGGCTCTTGCATATTTGCACAAGAAGTATAAGACCAAGAGAAAACTACCTACTAACACTCTTGTGTGTGGTGATTCTGGAAATGATGCTGAACTCTTCAGCATTCCAGACGTATATGGAGTCATG GTTAGCAATGCACAAGAAGAATTGTTACAGTGGCACGCTGAAAATGCTAAAAATAATCCCAAAGTAATTCATGCAACTGAAAGGTGTGCAGCTGGGATTATACAAGCCATTGGTCATTTTAAACTTGGTCCAAATACTTCTCCAAGAGATACAACAGACTTTAAAAACCATGAGTTGGAAAATGTTAGTCCTGGCAATGTACTGGTGAAATTTTTCTTGTTCCTTGAGAGGTGGAGACGTGCAGAAGTTGAGAATTGTGAGACGTACTTGGCAAGCATGAAAGCTGATTGT GATCCATCTGGTATCCTTGTCCATCATTCTGGTGCTGAGATCTCTCTGCATGATGCTATAAATGGGTTAAGGAGTCACTATGGTGACAAAAAGGGCAAGCTGTTTCGAATTTGGGTTGATCAGACATTATCTACAAAGATTGGTTCAGATATATGGCTAGTACAGTTCAAGCAGTGGGAGTTATCAG gtgatgaGCAACAAGGCTGTGTGAACACTGCTATAATAAATGTAAAG AACTCTGCTGACTCTGCTTTAGCGGGGGCAACTTATATGCACATGCATCAAACATGGTTGGAAAGATCAGGAGCTAAAGATCAATCAACCTGGCTCTTCTAG
- the LOC110647969 gene encoding sucrose-phosphatase 1-like isoform X1, whose product MDQLKAPARLMIVSDLDHTMVDHHDPENMSLLRFNALWEAHYRHNSLLSFSTGRSPTLYKQLRKEKPMLTPDITIMSVGTEITYGNKMVPDDGWFEFLNKKWDRNIVTEETSKFPELTLQSETEQRPHKVSFYVDKDKAQTVMKVLSEILGKRGLDVKIIYSGGMDLDILPQGAGKGQALAYLHKKYKTKRKLPTNTLVCGDSGNDAELFSIPDVYGVMVSNAQEELLQWHAENAKNNPKVIHATERCAAGIIQAIGHFKLGPNTSPRDTTDFKNHELENVSPGNVLVKFFLFLERWRRAEVENCETYLASMKADCDPSGILVHHSGAEISLHDAINGLRSHYGDKKGKLFRIWVDQTLSTKIGSDIWLVQFKQWELSGDEQQGCVNTAIINVKNSADSALAGATYMHMHQTWLERSGAKDQSTWLF is encoded by the exons ATGGATCAGCTCAAGGCTCCTGCTCGGCTCATGATAGTTTCTGATCTTGATCATACAATGGT TGATCATCATGATCCTGAGAACATGTCTCTTCTTAGGTTCAATGCATTATGGGAAGCCCATTATCGTCATAATTCTCTACTGTCCTTTTCCACTGGAAGGTCACCGACACTTTACAAACAGCTGAGGAAAGAGAAGCCCATGTTAACACCAGACATAACCATAATGTCTGTGGGAACTGAGATCACTTATGGTAACAAGATGGTGCCAGATGATGGTTGGTTTGAGTTTCTGAATAAAAAATGGGATAGGAACATAGTCACTGAGGAAACAAGCAAGTTCCCTGAACTTACTCTTCAG TCAGAAACAGAGCAACGACCACACAAGGTTAGCTTTTATGTTGATAAAGATAAGGCTCAGACTGTAATGAAGGTACTTTCAGAGATATTGGGAAAACGAGGG TTGGATGTTAAAATAATTTATAGTGGAGGAATGGATTTGGACATTCTACCACAAGGTGCTGGCAAAGGACAGGCTCTTGCATATTTGCACAAGAAGTATAAGACCAAGAGAAAACTACCTACTAACACTCTTGTGTGTGGTGATTCTGGAAATGATGCTGAACTCTTCAGCATTCCAGACGTATATGGAGTCATG GTTAGCAATGCACAAGAAGAATTGTTACAGTGGCACGCTGAAAATGCTAAAAATAATCCCAAAGTAATTCATGCAACTGAAAGGTGTGCAGCTGGGATTATACAAGCCATTGGTCATTTTAAACTTGGTCCAAATACTTCTCCAAGAGATACAACAGACTTTAAAAACCATGAGTTGGAAAATGTTAGTCCTGGCAATGTACTGGTGAAATTTTTCTTGTTCCTTGAGAGGTGGAGACGTGCAGAAGTTGAGAATTGTGAGACGTACTTGGCAAGCATGAAAGCTGATTGT GATCCATCTGGTATCCTTGTCCATCATTCTGGTGCTGAGATCTCTCTGCATGATGCTATAAATGGGTTAAGGAGTCACTATGGTGACAAAAAGGGCAAGCTGTTTCGAATTTGGGTTGATCAGACATTATCTACAAAGATTGGTTCAGATATATGGCTAGTACAGTTCAAGCAGTGGGAGTTATCAG gtgatgaGCAACAAGGCTGTGTGAACACTGCTATAATAAATGTAAAG AACTCTGCTGACTCTGCTTTAGCGGGGGCAACTTATATGCACATGCATCAAACATGGTTGGAAAGATCAGGAGCTAAAGATCAATCAACCTGGCTCTTCTAG